The following are from one region of the Coccinella septempunctata chromosome 7, icCocSept1.1, whole genome shotgun sequence genome:
- the LOC123316364 gene encoding beta-1,4-N-acetylgalactosaminyltransferase bre-4 isoform X1 has protein sequence MKGYFLSGSLYKGIFLLVLLLIALEYLFGSVSESTNYVLKSSTFQREVISPRLKIISRNLTHNNEIELTNSTNNASNFNTTSSTKNHSSMSLSFDSTSLYSVSNATKVLNTTELPLCPEDPPNLVGAIAVKKSPVPTIEQLESRFSWLKPGGHYAPETCRVLKSVAIVIPYRCRGEHLLLFLQHMHPFLKKQQLDYTIFIVEQEGDGLFNRALLMNIGYIEALKRRNFDCFILHDIDLLPENDKNLYTCPIQPRHMSVAIDCFKYKLPYREMFGGVSAISTEHFRLLNGFSNSFWGWGGEDDDMSNRIRHHKLFISRYPPTIARYTMLSHRKEKPSPNRYDVLKLGQQKYDKDGLNTLKYSVVKSKNLLLYTWILVKVDVPS, from the exons atgaagGGATATTTCCTAAGTGGCAGCCTCTATAAGGGCATATTTCTACTTGTTCTTTTACTTATAGCACTTGAGTATTTATTTGGATCAGTGTCTGAATCTACCAATTATGTTCTGAAATCATCTAC GTTTCAAAGAGAAGTTATAAGTCCCCGTCTCAAAATAATATCCAGGAACTTGACGCATAACAATGAGATAGAATTAACTAATAGTACAAACAATGCATCAAACTTTAATACAacatcttcaacaaaaaatcacaGTAGTATGTCATTATCATTTGATTCAACTTCACTTTACTCAGTTTCAAACGCAACAAAAGTACTCAACACAACTGAATTGCCATTATGTCCTGAAGATCCTCCAAACTTGG TTGGTGCAATCGCAGTGAAAAAATCTCCAGTTCCTACAATCGAACAACTAGAATCTCGTTTTTCATGGTTGAAGCCAGGGGGACATTACGCCCCTGAAACATGCAGAGTACTTAAATCAGTGGCCATTGTGATACCCTACCGTTGTCGAGGTGAACACCTCCTGTTATTCCTCCAACATATGCACCCATTCCTTAAGAAGCAACAGTTGGATTATACCATTTTCATTGTCGAACAAGAAGGTGATGGACTTTTTAACCGTGCACTGTTGATGAATATCGGTTATATCGAAGCTTTAAAGAGGAGGAACTTCGATTGTTTCATTCTTCATGACATTGACTTGTTGCCGGAAAACGATAAGAATTTGTATACTTGTCCAATTCAGCCGAGACACATGAGTGTTGCAATTGACTGTTTCAAATATAA GTTACCTTACAGAGAAATGTTTGGTGGAGTTTCCGCTATTTCTACAGAACATTTCAGGCTGTTAAATGGGTTTTCGAACTCCTTTTGGGGTTGGGGTGGAGAGGATGATGATATGTCTAATCGAATAAGACATCATAAATTATTCATATCTAGATATCCACCAACTATAGCTAGATACACTATGCTGTCTCATAGAAAAGAAAAACCTAGTCCCAATAG ATATGACGTGCTCAAATTAGGCCAACAAAAATATGACAAAGATGGTTTAAATACTCTCAAATACTCGGTGGTAAAAAGTAAGAACCTCTTACTTTACACTTGGATCCTGGTAAAAGTAGATGTGCCAAGTTGA
- the LOC123316361 gene encoding sperm flagellar protein 2-like has translation MLQIIQEWLMDSLGLIIDFKKIDFGKKVKDGYLIGQVLCGFEVISKEELSLIKATEDREVATSNFMNYVLIWLGKLDIRMKDVELEDLLDGNSRVAVNLFYELYLALQNKSKLHMITQKRIIEKSKPPNPRFEVKKVKESKLDEFTLELNPHCLPIIENKDIMRWHKDRLSSLKKQCEESRREYLRYFNTRRKDKPPTLICTCNLQCACPKTESKRDQIDFPEEASQDFTFEELVDQYKKSRKVKKHVPNYEEAKQVVKKFKTRRLENREKEIEKMRLHTELCEEFWNEMVRNQEKQIEELVDDKITTQSFYEKQMINKMFQVKHQQEVIKENRSFVNDEIMKQKEEDITRKLYMEQRMSDECVCDYLYERERIKQLHRRIYAEKLRLKRVRIEKICRETADDLVNFAIRVGEFKESYKEEPSRRRYDDWVSLFVSCGSILPKVVPAEDILQDLSDLPEEEEPVFVEEITRQEIIDTKDFEKYHKNEWPWEIENHSSEFKFDFKLIDRGMNIIGYIVHRLLMAKYPTTPLMPKPDFKFECAVCINGLSDTTIPGKLQSLLSYKDIEVFEVLNAVNYCLDRFANEQKPEENEDVQSMDIQLMEEKKLKSSSLKLVKGKKGKSSKNNDKSLSGLSMTNGETVELPPVMNKKHQTPRIYPSEEVKMSHAASLGEIAQNSLNMGEPLTDYLLAAMIVEYLYSVSDKKGWALMNYPTNYNQAVTLEESLSSTPLCKDLSAIKSIMDLADLEEKHVEGVMRKERDTKRYSKIFPRPPKLRDDDVYDTVLTAYIKIIKTPLDGVEGAESTLPPITRYIDESADPLEKFYSEQGCAYFMFYETFDYNTVKYLARLVIGDFSLPRKPSIELFGRSVLLGQEEFEEESSSRLAKSSKEISIKEKDKKKLYIQKESEEETVVKDKKAKAKPKKEKSSEQVPDITWENKQVQVPPLEDTFEIIVEEEDLDIQPGEEKWRYIEIPISEELLMVLAKMCENMEDLYVEDFKQVLFMRRLVLNSVQPYISHTKSHLMEFLQRPDDRQQILHEFQMTFNTISECLRSDDEVKAELHCRADELRKALQATSEQNIMESFGEREKIIEKHWLRKELHELTQIYLCGMQLELDRFVDTIQLLTDYYVSGITNMPPEEAPFAKELIKALESDSVHTYENYSMWEDAFDTRYFNDKMAVKVTKSCEFVEKTKYSALKIVGNTQGKFALGKPKPEKQKGKGAPSIQMSDIVRDNMDKLVEEWKTAIEGEAERVVFRLKLIKRDSGQRFREMTTKVKEMMNEIYGLIRKRYNNEQSSIDKLCDVIANAIENETPIQVELLIDRDQFYVQPEVLLFPDDLPPPPPPVKEWKKESVFTVAQLKNLHRVLLDLAPSGTIPERQFTFLLQDMLVHDVEDGKEPLAPDMWRKLSTLELEKVITELFSKSECVNWKDFIIYNLMITMPSSEQLIELKRLFQKKDKGNTENVSVQEFASFTFWFEGCFSRGDESDMKRLMLMKELICDLYKINEHTVNYSAMLVDFCKDHVGAVGFAKLLGLILDRPVCWDSNIGKKFVQYQEQHRAEHEMSVKERDGEIREEMKMAKDFLAEMADETVHKCDSVVISDLQGTANSLEVLSIAGETCGDQCICDLRCYCGDKPEEAFSNVPIDFEENFDPSLVYFLDLEPILAAEAVVLNWYTQVQNIDGKSFRQKAEEIYNECRNPNFNNSVLAHEFLNHYNFSQLLANTTRFTDKNPSNYIQNLIKFRK, from the exons ATGCTACAAATAATTCAAGAATGGCTGATGGACTCCTTAGGTCTCATTATAGACTTCAAAAAGATCGATTTCGGCAAGAAAGTCAAAGACGGCTACCTCATAGGTCAAGTGCTTTGCGGCTTCGAGGTGATATCCAAGGAAGAACTGTCCCTGATCAAAGCGACAGAAGACAGAGAAGTGGCCACGAGCAATTTCATGAACTACGTGCTGATCTGGCTCGGTAAGTTGGACATACGCATGAAGGACGTCGAACTGGAAGATCTGCTGGACGGTAATTCCAGGGTGGCCGTCAACCTGTTCTACGAACTGTACCTCGCGCTTCAGAACAAGTCCAAACTGCACATGATCACCCAGAAACGGATCATAGAAAAATCCAAACCGCCCAACCCCAGATTCGAAGTGAAGAAGGTCAAGGAATCGAAGTTGGACGAGTTCACGTTGGAGCTGAATCCGCACTGTCTGCCCATCATCGAAAACAAGGACATCATGAGATGGCACAAGGACAGACTGTCGTCCTTGAAAAAACAATGCGAGGAATCCAGAAGGGAGTATTTGAGGTATTTTAACACCAGGAGAAAGGACAAACCGCCCACCCTCATCTGCACTTGTAACCTCCAATGCGCGTGCCCCAAAACCGAGTCTAAACGGGACCAGATAGATTTTCCCGAGGAAGCCAGTCAGGATTTCACCTTCGAGGAGCTGGTGGACCAATACAAAAAGTCCAGGAAGGTGAAGAAGCACGTGCCCAACTACGAGGAGGCGAAACAGGtcgtgaaaaaattcaagactAGAAGACTGGAGAACAGGGAGAAGGAAATAGAGAAGATGCGCCTGCACACTGAACTCTGCGAGGAGTTCTGGAACGAGATGGTCAGGAACCAGGAGAAACAGATCGAGGAGTTGGTGGACGACAAAATAACCACGCAGTCGTTCTACGAGAAACAGATGATAAACAAGATGTTCCAGGTTAAGCATCAGCAGGAGGTGATAAAGGAAAACAGGAGCTTCGTGAACGACGAGATAATGAAGCAGAAAGAGGAGGATATAACGAGGAAGCTGTATATGGAACAGAGGATGTCGGATGAGTGCGTTTGCGATTATCTCTACGAGAGGGAGAGGATAAAGCAGTTGCATCGGAGGATATACGCCGAGAAGCTGAGGTTGAAGAGGGTTAGGATCGAGAAAATTTGTAGAGAAACGGCCGACGACCTGGTCAATTTTGCCATCAGGGTCGGGGAATTCAAGGAGAGCTACAAAGAGGAACCGAGCAGAAGAAGATACGACGACTGGGTCAGCTTGTTCGTCAGTTGTGGATCCATATTACCTAAAGTGGTACCTGCTGAAGATATTTTGCAG GACCTTTCAGACTTACCGGAAGAAGAAGAACCTGTTTTCGTCGAAGAAATAACGAGGCAAGAAATCATCGATACCAAAGACTTCGAGAAGTACCACAAGAACGAGTGGCCTTGGGAAATCGAGAACCACTCATCGGAGTTCAAATTCGACTTCAAACTCATCGATAGAG GTATGAATATCATTGGCTACATTGTACATCGATTGTTGATGGCCAAATACCCCACGACACCTTTAATGCCGAAGCCGGACTTCAAGTTTGAATGTGCCGTGTGCATCAATGGTCTATCAGATACTACCATACCGGGAAAACTTCAAAGTTTATTAAGTTACAAAGATATAGAGGTTTTCGAGGTCTTGAACGCAGTAAACTACTGCCTGGATAGGTTTGCAAACGAACAAAAGCCGGAGGAAAATGAGGATGTACAATCT ATGGATATCCAATTGATGgaggagaaaaaattgaaaagtagctCGCTCAAGTTAGTCAAAGGCAAGAAGGGCAAATCTTCGAAAAACAACGATAAATCTCTGAGCGGACTCTCGATGACTAACGGCGAAACAGTGGAATTACCCCCGGTGATGAACAAAAAACATCAAACCCCTCGTATCTACCCCAGCGAGGAGGTCAAGATGTCTCACGCGGCATCACTCGGTGAAATCGCGCAAAATTCGTTGAATATGGGGGAACCCCTTACAG ATTATTTACTGGCTGCCATGATTGTTGAATATTTGTATTCCGTGTCGGATAAGAAGGGTTGGGCTCTCATGAATTATCCCACCAATTACAACCAAGCCGTGACCTTGGAGGAAAGTCTTTCGTCCACACCACTGTGCAAGGATCTTAGCGCCATAAAGAGCATTATGGATCTGGCAGATTTGGAGGAAAAACACGTAGAGGGCGTTATGAGAAAGGAAAGGGACACTAAGAG atattccaaAATCTTCCCCCGGCCTCCGAAGCTCAGAGACGACGACGTATACGACACGGTACTCACCGCCTACATAAAGATAATAAAAACGCCGCTAGACGGCGTGGAAGGGGCTGAAAGTACCCTTCCGCCGATCACGAGGTACATAGACGAGTCCGCCGACCCCCTGGAGAAGTTCTACTCCGAACAGGGCTGCGCCTACTTCATGTTCTACGAAACCTTCGACTACAACACCGTGAAGTACCTGGCGAGATTGGTCATCGGCGATTTCAGCCTACCCAGGAAACCTTCTATCGAGCTGTTCGGCAGATCCGTGTTGCTTGGACAGGAGGAGTTCGAGGAAGAGAGCTCCAGCAGGTTGGCGAAATCCTCGAAAGAGATCAGCATCAAGGAAAAGGATAAAAAGAAGCTTTACATCCAGAAGGAGAGCGAAGAGGAGACAGTGGTGAAGGATAAGAAGGCTAAAG CCAAGCCTAAGAAAGAAAAATCGTCGGAACAAGTGCCAGACATCACTTGGGAAAACAAGCAGGTTCAGGTGCCGCCTCTAGAGGACACTTTCGAGATTATAGTCGAAGAGGAAGACCTGGACATCCAGCCGGGAGAGGAGAAGTGGAGGTACATCGAGATCCCCATCTCCGAAGAACTCCTGATGGTGCTCGCCAAGATGTGCGAGAACATGGAAGATCTCTACGTAGAGGACTTTAAACAG GTCCTCTTCATGCGGAGGCTGGTGCTGAACAGCGTCCAACCGTACATATCGCACACCAAATCGCACCTGATGGAGTTCCTGCAGAGACCGGACGACCGCCAGCAGATCCTGCACGAGTTTCAGATGACGTTCAACACCATTTCCGAGTGCCTGCGGTCTGACGACGAGGTCAAGGCCGAGCTGCACTGCAGGGCGGACGAGCTGAGGAAGGCGCTGCAGGCGACCAGCGAGCAGAACATCATGGAGTCTTTCGGGGAGCGGGAGAAGATCATCGAGAAGCACTGGTTGAGGAAGGAGCTGCACGAACTCACCCAGATCTACCTCTGCGGGATGCAGCTGGAGTTGGACAGATTTGTCG acaCCATTCAGTTATTGACCGATTATTATGTATCGGGGATAACCAATATGCCGCCCGAAGAAGCGCCTTTCGCCAAGGAATTGATCAAAGCCCTGGAATCGGACAGCGTTCACACCTACGAAAACTATTCCATGTGGGAAGATGCCTTCGACACCAGATATTTCAACGATAAAATGGCGGTTAAAGTGACGAAGAGTTGTGAATTCGTCGAGAAGACCAAATACTCCGCCCTTAAA ATTGTGGGGAACACACAAGGAAAATTCGCCTTGGGGAAGCCGAAACCGGAGAAACAGAAGGGAAAGGGTGCACCGTCCATACAAATGTCGGATATAGTGAGGGATAACATGGATAAGTTGGTTGAAGAATGGAAGACCGCCATTGAAGGAGAAGCCGAAAGG gtggtcttcagattgaagcTGATCAAGCGCGACAGCGGACAGCGTTTCAGAGAAATGACGACCAAGGTGAAGGAGATGATGAACGAGATATACGGTCTGATACGGAAGAGGTACAACAACGAACAGTCGAGCATAGATAAACTCTGCGACGTTATAGCGAATGCCATAGAGAACGAGACCCCGATTCAGGTGGAGCTGTTGATCGACAGGGACCAATTCTATGTTCAGCCGGAAGTTCTTCTTTTTCCCGACGATCTCCCACCCCCTCCTCCTCCAGTTAAGGAATGGAAGAAGGAATCCGTGTTTACAGTGGCGCAACTTAAGAATTTACACAGGGTTCTGTTGGATTTGGCGCCAAGCGGGACCATACCCG AGAGGCAGTTCACGTTCCTTTTACAAGACATGTTGGTACACGACGTGGAGGACGGCAAGGAACCCCTAGCTCCGGACATGTGGCGCAAACTATCCACCCTGGAACTGGAGAAGGTCATCACCGAGCTATTCTCAAAGTCCGAGTGCGTCAACTGGAAGGACTTCATCATTTACAACCTCATGATAACTATGCCGTCATCCGAGCAGTTGATAGAGCTGAAGCGGCTCTTCCAGAAGAAGGACAAGGGAAATACGGAAAACGTGTCTGTTCAAGAGTTCGCCTCTTTCACCTTCTGGTTCGAGGGGTGCTTCAGCAGAGGTGACGAGTCCGATATGAAGCGATTGATgctgatgaaagagttgatctGCGATCTGTACAAGATAAACGAACACACCGTTAATTACTCCGCCATGCTGGTGGACTTCTGCAAGGACCATGTGGGGGCCGTCGGGTTTGCGAAGCTCTTAGGACTCATTCTGGACCGTCCAGTATGCTGGGACTCTAACATAG GTAAGAAGTTCGTGCAGTACCAAGAGCAACACCGAGCGGAACACGAAATGTCGGTGAAAGAACGCGACGGAGAAATCAGAGAGGAGATGAAGATGGCCAAGGATTTTCTGGCTGAAATGGCCGATGAAACTGTCCATAAATGCGACAGCGTCGTTATAAGCGACCTCCAGGGGACCGCTAACTCCTTGGAAGTCCTGAGTATCGCCGGAGAAACGTGCGGAGATCAGTGCATTTGCGATCTGAGGTGTTACTGCGGCGATAAACCCGAAGAAGCCTTCTCGAATGTCCCCATTG ATTTCGAGGAGAACTTCGATCCGTCTCTGGTGTATTTCTTGGATTTGGAGCCTATCCTGGCCGCCGAGGCTGTCGTACTTAACTGGTATACCCAGGTGCAGAACATAGACGGTAAAAGTTTCAGGCAAAAGGCGGAAGAAATATACAACGAATGTAGAAATCCGAATTTCAACAATTCCGTTTTGGCCCATGAATTTTTGAATCACTATAATTTCTCGCAGCTTCTGGCCAATACAACGAGGTTCACCGATAAGAACCCTTCAAATTACATACAGAACCTCATTAAATTTAGAAAGTAG
- the LOC123316364 gene encoding beta-1,4-N-acetylgalactosaminyltransferase bre-4 isoform X2, with amino-acid sequence MKGYFLSGSLYKGIFLLVLLLIALEYLFGSVSESTNYVLKSSTFQREVISPRLKIISRNLTHNNEIELTNSTNNASNFNTTSSTKNHSSMSLSFDSTSLYSVSNATKVLNTTELPLCPEDPPNLVGAIAVKKSPVPTIEQLESRFSWLKPGGHYAPETCRVLKSVAIVIPYRCRGEHLLLFLQHMHPFLKKQQLDYTIFIVEQEGDGLFNRALLMNIGYIEALKRRNFDCFILHDIDLLPENDKNLYTCPIQPRHMSVAIDCFKYKLPYREMFGGVSAISTEHFRLLNGFSNSFWGWGGEDDDMSNRIRHHKLFISRYPPTIARYTMLSHRKEKPSPNRTSNEINHV; translated from the exons atgaagGGATATTTCCTAAGTGGCAGCCTCTATAAGGGCATATTTCTACTTGTTCTTTTACTTATAGCACTTGAGTATTTATTTGGATCAGTGTCTGAATCTACCAATTATGTTCTGAAATCATCTAC GTTTCAAAGAGAAGTTATAAGTCCCCGTCTCAAAATAATATCCAGGAACTTGACGCATAACAATGAGATAGAATTAACTAATAGTACAAACAATGCATCAAACTTTAATACAacatcttcaacaaaaaatcacaGTAGTATGTCATTATCATTTGATTCAACTTCACTTTACTCAGTTTCAAACGCAACAAAAGTACTCAACACAACTGAATTGCCATTATGTCCTGAAGATCCTCCAAACTTGG TTGGTGCAATCGCAGTGAAAAAATCTCCAGTTCCTACAATCGAACAACTAGAATCTCGTTTTTCATGGTTGAAGCCAGGGGGACATTACGCCCCTGAAACATGCAGAGTACTTAAATCAGTGGCCATTGTGATACCCTACCGTTGTCGAGGTGAACACCTCCTGTTATTCCTCCAACATATGCACCCATTCCTTAAGAAGCAACAGTTGGATTATACCATTTTCATTGTCGAACAAGAAGGTGATGGACTTTTTAACCGTGCACTGTTGATGAATATCGGTTATATCGAAGCTTTAAAGAGGAGGAACTTCGATTGTTTCATTCTTCATGACATTGACTTGTTGCCGGAAAACGATAAGAATTTGTATACTTGTCCAATTCAGCCGAGACACATGAGTGTTGCAATTGACTGTTTCAAATATAA GTTACCTTACAGAGAAATGTTTGGTGGAGTTTCCGCTATTTCTACAGAACATTTCAGGCTGTTAAATGGGTTTTCGAACTCCTTTTGGGGTTGGGGTGGAGAGGATGATGATATGTCTAATCGAATAAGACATCATAAATTATTCATATCTAGATATCCACCAACTATAGCTAGATACACTATGCTGTCTCATAGAAAAGAAAAACCTAGTCCCAATAG aacatcgaatgaaattaatcatGTTTGA
- the LOC123316362 gene encoding uncharacterized protein LOC123316362 gives MDSLKEYLLIQRSENEALRNEIITKLEELFRPFDSPMTTMAVNPSRYSNFILEMCQFEQKMNHKLTEISFELKRFSKQNKYPVYRAPLTKSNTFDDTLDIDTLKANSSRLICKLDKLRENHCEESDTKSFLSSQLNDTSRVSFEDDKNIFDEHNSLKSCELPFCEEDDKFSQKPDISFSEPIRNEIFEDICPILSDVIMENINDPEFVKELEKNTDSIFSMVKDNEVTEFEDTDRGDKNSNSSILHPEIEEECKEDVEISAVMSMEETEKLKIVKSSNQCKVEKSIEPFLENSSKLEEVLNKTDSFLVKSESELSDIIWKNIIELGSMKPEEIQTYVESPENNSETSNIKVESDKTEKDHNDDNETRPDIKIQGSYELESEISSESENDSGVLPDSETSQEMKEDDVKCESKYSAVLEESKVEDSKPLFSAEEKIKKLGLDDRWTLFEKTRKVAKLPDLRLRPTLQNNETKNSGSKANVPLEIADSIVPALNTLCVFSHVESPSEFYLHPNIEEAKLIDSLNDLITEQYKKTKTPFKSKLEASENLGNFCCAYVKDDKMYYRAEIVDWLFEKSNKLVLVQLVDYGNYSLVHFKSLRRLTAEVSSLPKLAIRCYFPLLYPPGSTRNNLLTEWPKSSIEALFELSGLSTENSGAMFKIVYVQRESGETAIDLCQAKGQDADTIGQLLIDLGHAVQIVLPEDDPMGVLSDEEDIKNLERCDNLNEVILGYDPKDEARICKFTRRGGGKCFKRSCKLEHVEYTRGGFTTDQTLTYASALVDLKLPRVGESIAIRFTTFLEATRFYANLVCYVEELKYLEEVMNDSINCSKFETFKILPAYGEVVIVKHWQKRWLRAIVRHHLFNEDGNCTGAQVFMVDYGDIIDVPLHCIRQIRTEYLNLPFQAIECVLQNYRDSTKFGLKDMDRFFYENMVFRSFNAKVLAISDMQMCLEVYCKDTNLGDILCDYGFLERENRKIILPHPDSILIPG, from the exons ATGGATTCTTTAAAAGAATACCTCTTAATACAAAGAAGCGAGAATGAAGCTTTGAGAAATGAAATCATAACAAAACTTGAGGAACTCTTTCGG CCTTTTGATTCTCCCATGACAACGATGGCTGTAAATCCGTCCAGATACAGCAACTTCATATTGGAAATGTGCCAGTTTGAACAGAAAATGAATCACAAATTGACCGAAATAAGTTTCGAACTCAAAAGATTCTCAAAGCAGAACAAGTATCCTGTTTATCGTGCTCCCCTTACTAAAAGCAACACTTTCGATGATACTTTGGACATAGACACATTAAAAGCAAATTCTAGTAGATTAATTTGTAAATTGGATAAGTTGAGGGAAAATCATTGTGAAGAATCAGACACCAAGAGTTTTCTGAGCAGTCAACTGAACGACACTAGTAGAGTATCTttcgaagatgataaaaatatttttgatgaacATAATTCTCTTAAAAGTTGTGAGTTGCCTTTCTGTGAGGAAGACGATAAATTTTCCCAAAAACCAGATATTTCCTTTTCGGAACCTATTCGGAATGAAATTTTTGAGGATATTTGTCCGATCTTGAGCGATGTCATCATGGAAAATATTAACGATCCTGAATTTGTGAAGGAACTCGAGAAAAATACTGATTCAATCTTTTCCATGGTGAAAGACAATGAAGTTACTGAATTTGAGGATACAGATAGAGGCGACAAAAATTCGAACAGTTCCATTTTACATCCTGAAATTGAGGAAGAGTGCAAGGAAGATGTCGAAATAAGTGCAGTGATGTCTATGGAGGAAACGGAGAAATTGAAAATAGTGAAAAGCAGTAATCAATGTAAAGTGGAGAAATCAATTGAGCCTTTTTtggaaaattcatcaaaacttgAAGAGGTACTCAATAAAACCGACTCATTCTTGGTAAAATCGGAATCAGAACTTTCCGACATCATATGGAAAAACATTATAGAACTGGGTTCTATGAAACCTGAGGAGATCCAAACATATGTTGAAAGTCCAGAGAACAACAGTGAAACTTCAAATATTAAGGTAGAATCTGATAAAACAGAGAAAGATCATAATGATGATAATGAAACTAGACCAGATATAAAAATTCAAGGAAGCTACGAATTGGAAAGTGAGATTAGTAGCGAATCTGAAAATGATTCCGGAGTTTTGCCAGATTCTGAAACTTCTCAAGAAATGAAAGAGGATGATGTAAAAT GTGAATCGAAATATTCTGCTGTCTTGGAAGAATCAAAGGTGGAAGATTCAAAGCCGCTTTTTAGTGcagaagaaaaaattaagaaattaggCCTCGATGATCGTTGGACCTTATTTGAGAAGACGAGGAAAGTTGCAAAGTTGCCAGATCTTCGTTTGAGGCCAACattacaaaataatgaaacGAAAAATTCAG GATCGAAAGCTAATGTTCCTCTAGAAATTGCTGACAGCATTGTCCCCGCTTTGAACACGCTCTGCGTTTTTAGTCATGTAGAGTCGCCGTCAGAATTTTACCTACATCCCAACATAGAAGAAGCGAAACTGATCGATAG TCTCAACGACCTGATAACGGAGCAATACAAGAAGACAAAAACGCCTTTCAAATCGAAATTAGAAGCTTCTGAGAATTTGGGGAACTTCTGCTGCGCTTACGTGAAAGATGACAAAATGTATTACAGGGCTGAAATTGTGGATTGGCTTTTC gaaaagtCCAATAAACTTGTTCTGGTCCAATTGGTGGATTACGGGAATTATAGTCTGGTTCATTTTAAAAGTTTGAGGAGGCTTACTGCAGAGGTCAGTTCATTGCCGAAGCTGGCTATCAGGTGCTACTTTCCCCTC TTATATCCACCCGGCTCTACGAGGAACAACCTTTTGACTGAATGGCCTAAGTCGAGCATCGAAGCTCTCTTCGAATTGAGCGGTTTGAGTACGGAAAATAGTGGGGCTATGTTCAAAATAGTTTATGTGCAAAGAGAAAG TGGGGAAACTGCGATTGACCTGTGTCAAGCGAAAGGACAAGATGCCGATACCATTGGACAGTTGTTGATTGATTTAGGACATGCAGTACAGATTGTTCTGCCTGAAGATG ATCCCATGGGAGTTTTATCGGACGAAGAGGACATAAAAAACTTGGAACGTTGCGACAACCTGAACGAAGTTATCCTAGGATACGACCCGAAGGACGAGGCCAGAATCTGCAAATTCACCAGACGCGGCGGCGGCAAGTGTTTCAAACGGTCGTGCAAGTTGGAACACGTCGAATACACCAGAG GTGGTTTCACGACGGATCAGACCCTAACCTACGCAAGTGCTTTGGTCGACTTGAAATTACCGAGGGTGGGGGAATCGATAGCTATCAGGTTCACGACGTTCCTCGAGGCGACTAGATTTTACGCCAATCTTGTGTGTTACG tcgaggaattgaaatatcTGGAGGAGGTAATGAACGACAGTATCAACTGCAGTAAATTCGAAACTTTCAAGATTTTACCGGCATATGGCGAGGTCGTTATTGTGAAGCATTGGCAGAAACGTTGGCTGAGGGCCATAGTTCGGCATCACCTCTTCAACGAGGACGGCAATTGTACAGGTGCTCAA GTGTTTATGGTTGACTATGGCGACATAATAGACGTCCCATTGCATTGTATAAGACAAATCAGAACGGAATATTTAAATTTGCCATTTCAG